In Actinoplanes lobatus, the DNA window GTTTCGGGGCGGTCGCGGACCTCGGGCAGACGGTGTTCGATCAGCTCGCGGGCCTCGCGGTTCGTGGTGACGGCGGCGGCGATCGCGTCGAGGACGCCCAGGGCCGTGTAGTCGCCGAAGACGACGGCGACGGCACGGTCGTTGAGGCGGTCGGCGATGCGGGCGGCCAGGCTCGACTTGCCCAGGCGGCCCTGGCCGTGCAGCAGAACGCCGGCATAGTCGTCGTTACGGAGAGTCAGCAGGGAACGCCGCAACTCACGGCGGCGGCCCACGAACATGTTGGGGGCGGCCACCGGGACGTGCTGCTTCTTCTTGTCGAGGAACGTCTTCGTGCCGTGGTCGGCCGACACGAGGGTGCGTTTGCGCTTTCCGGCGACGACCGGGCCGCCGCCGGTGGGGCCGAGCCAGATGCGGGCCAGGTGCCAGTCCGCCCGTACCTCCGCATGGGTTTGAGCGAGAAGCGCGCGGCGCGCGTCGCCGACGGCGACCGCCAGATCGGCGCGGGCGCCCAGACGGCGGTACAGCTCCTCGGCGAACAGGGTGGCGGCCACGTCGGTGACCGAACCGTCCCAGCCGATCACCGCGGGGATGCCGGCGGTGATCAGGCCGGTGGCCATCGAATGGGCGATCACCGCGGTCGCGTCGTCCGGCTCGAGGACCAGGTCGCGGCGGCCCTCCCCGGCGGGCAGGTGGCCGCGGGCGTCGGCGCCGGTCGCGGTGAGGCAGGCCGAGACGAAGACCAGGCGGGGCGGGGTGGAGAAGAGACGGACCAGGTCCGGCGCCGAGGTGGGACGGCCGTCGCCGACCTCGTCCTCCATCATCAGCACCGGTACGCCGGGAGCGTCCGCACTCGCACGCCAGTTGTTGACGCCGTGGCAGGAGAGGTGCACCACCGGCATGCCGCCCAGGTCGGCCAGCCGGTGACCCAACTGCTCGGGATCGCCGGTGTCCTCGACGACCAGGTCGACGCGGGTGTCGCCGACCGCGTCCAGGATGGCCGTCTCCTCGGCCTCGAAATCCAGTTCGAACTGACCACGCGGGGACGACGCCATGAACATCAGGCCCAGACGGTGGTCGTCCAGCGGGGGCGGGGCCTCGGCGCGGCCCAGACGGCGCACCACCTCGAAACGGAGCAGCGCGTCCTCGGCCAGGAAGCCGCCCTCTGGCCGGGCCAGCACCTCGAACGGCGCCCGCAGCACGGCCCAGACCTGGTCGGGCGGGTCCTTCGGAGCGCGTACCTCGAAGGTGGCCGGCGCACGCACCTGGGTGAGCAGGTCGCCGAGCTGGGCCTGATCGCCGTCCAGCCACGCGAAGAGGTCGCGGCCCAGCGCGACGAAGGTCGCGTCGCCGGCGTTCGCGTGGACCGCCTGCACGTAGCGGTCGGCGAGAGCACGCAGCAGCGCCCCGTCGTCGGCCGTGATCCTCCGGCGCGGGCCGATCCGCCGGCCCTCGGCCAGGATCTCGAAACCCGCATCGTCCAGCACCAGCCCGGTGACCATCGCTCAGCCCTCCATCGACGCCGTTCACCGGGTCCTGACGGACAGGATCAGGAACGCAGCGTCGCCTTCGCCGCGGTGAGCGCGCGGTGCAGGCTGTCGCCGGACGGGTCGGTGTCCAGCAGCTCGGTGGTGATCTCCCGGAAGGTGGCGGTGTCCTCCCGGTCGGTGAGCAGGAAGTCACTGGCCGGGGTCTCGATGAAGACCACGTCCAGATCGTCGTCCTCGGTGAAGGTGAGCAGCTCGAACGTGCCGCCCAGACCCGGGTGGACGCCGAGCCGCAACGGCAGGACGACGATCCGGATGCCGGGCCGCTTCGCCATCTCGGCCAGATGGTCGAGCTGGGCGGTCATCACGTCACCGCCGCCGACCGGGCGCAGCAGGACGGCCTCGTCGATGACCTGGCTGAGGCTCGGCGGGAAGTCGCCGTCGAGCCGCTGCCGCAGCGACTCCTGCCGTTTGAGCCGGACGTCGACGATGGTGCGGACCTGGCGGTCGCGGGTGGGGCGGCGCAGCACCGAGGAGGTGACGGCCAGCGCGTACTCCGGGATCTGCAGCAGTGGTGGGATGAAGGTGGCCTGGTAGCCGTACAAATGGGAGGCGTCGTGCTCGAAGGCGATGAAATTCGTGAAATCCTCGGCGAAGTGCTCGTCGCGCCACCACATCCGCTGCCGTGAGGTGACCGAGAGCCGCACCAGGCGGCGCAGCTCCTCCGGATCGTCCACGCCGTAGTGCCTGGCCAGGGCCTCGACCTCCACCGGGCCGATGGTGACCTTACCGTTCTCGATCCGGTTCAGCTTGGACAGTGACCAGTGCATGGCACGGGCCACGTCGGATGCGGCGCGGTCGTCACGCAGCGTGCGCAGGTCCTTGGACAGGAGGGCCCGGGCGATCGCCGGGCCGGGCGTCGGACCACCCATGGCTCCTCCCCTCTGGACACCACGATCTCACTCTAGACCAGGTGCAAAGTGCACGCAGAGTCAGAATTGTGGGTGATTTGCGCTATAAGCTGCTCTTTGCGTGGGTCAAGGGGCCCATGCTCGGTCACGTTAGATGGGGTGGGTAGACCATGGACGGTCTTTCCGGGGCGCCGCGGTGGCGCAAGAGCTCGTACAGCAGCAGTGGAGCCTGCGTCGAGGTCGCGCCGCTACCCGAACGGATCCTGGTGCGGGACTCCAAGAATCCGGAGAGTGCGGTGCTGAGCTTCGACCGGGAGTCGTTCGCCGCCTTCATCGCGGGCGTGGCAGGCGGGGAGTTCGACCGCCCCCGCTGATCGGGCTCCGGCCGGATCGGCCCTTCGGTGGTCGATCCGGTCGCGGACAGTCTTTCAAGTTCCAGCGGCATCGGCCTTTCGGGCGGCCGATCCGGTCGCGGACGGCCCGGCCCTTCACCCAGCACCGGGCGGGTCAGCCCCTTCCTTCGGCACCGGGCGGGGTCAGCCCCTTCTTTTCGGCACCGGGCGGGGTCAGCCCCTTCTTTTCGGCGCCGAGCGGGTCAGCCCCTTTCTTTC includes these proteins:
- a CDS encoding helix-turn-helix domain-containing protein, which gives rise to MGGPTPGPAIARALLSKDLRTLRDDRAASDVARAMHWSLSKLNRIENGKVTIGPVEVEALARHYGVDDPEELRRLVRLSVTSRQRMWWRDEHFAEDFTNFIAFEHDASHLYGYQATFIPPLLQIPEYALAVTSSVLRRPTRDRQVRTIVDVRLKRQESLRQRLDGDFPPSLSQVIDEAVLLRPVGGGDVMTAQLDHLAEMAKRPGIRIVVLPLRLGVHPGLGGTFELLTFTEDDDLDVVFIETPASDFLLTDREDTATFREITTELLDTDPSGDSLHRALTAAKATLRS
- a CDS encoding DUF397 domain-containing protein; its protein translation is MDGLSGAPRWRKSSYSSSGACVEVAPLPERILVRDSKNPESAVLSFDRESFAAFIAGVAGGEFDRPR